From the genome of Haloarcula limicola, one region includes:
- a CDS encoding M48 family metallopeptidase, translating into MNGRRIGLAALGLASLTIYLFVAVVGYRLVASLWASRPSPATLALVVSTTAVVLGLVSYWTGTTRLKRSLDAVVLPRSRAPSVYERLERLVARMEVGTPTLLIARLPVPNAFAIGGLGSAIVVDRRLFGILSTEEMEALLAHELAHLEGRDALVQTLAYSLTQSLVGLVGLLVFPVVVLLGGIARAVAMLRGDPASWSRSWLGRTQRTALQAVAVLGLGVTLLVFAYSRRREWAADDRAVEVTGNPLALARALRKIERASTPRLGPLTPLYVHGDDDGALSRLLSTHPPMDDRVARLVERAERPLPRRFRRP; encoded by the coding sequence ATGAACGGACGACGGATCGGGCTCGCGGCGCTCGGACTGGCGTCGCTGACGATATATCTGTTCGTCGCCGTCGTTGGCTACCGGTTGGTGGCCTCGCTCTGGGCGTCCCGGCCCTCACCGGCGACGCTCGCGCTCGTCGTTTCGACGACGGCGGTCGTTCTCGGACTGGTGAGTTACTGGACCGGGACGACGAGGCTCAAGCGGTCGCTGGACGCCGTGGTCCTCCCGCGTTCGCGTGCGCCGTCGGTGTACGAGCGGCTGGAGCGGCTCGTCGCCCGGATGGAGGTCGGGACGCCGACGTTGTTGATCGCCCGGCTCCCGGTCCCCAACGCCTTCGCCATCGGCGGCCTCGGGTCGGCCATCGTCGTCGACAGGCGGCTGTTCGGCATCCTCTCGACCGAGGAGATGGAAGCGCTCTTGGCGCACGAACTGGCGCATCTCGAGGGGCGGGACGCGCTCGTCCAGACGCTCGCCTACAGCCTCACGCAGAGCCTCGTCGGACTGGTCGGTCTCCTCGTGTTCCCGGTCGTCGTCCTGCTCGGCGGGATCGCTCGAGCGGTCGCGATGCTTCGGGGCGACCCGGCCTCGTGGTCCCGGTCGTGGCTCGGCCGAACCCAGCGCACCGCGTTGCAGGCCGTCGCAGTGCTGGGGCTGGGCGTGACGCTGCTCGTGTTCGCGTACTCCCGCCGGCGGGAGTGGGCCGCCGACGACCGGGCCGTCGAGGTGACCGGGAATCCGCTGGCGCTCGCGCGGGCGCTCCGGAAGATCGAGCGGGCGTCGACGCCGCGGCTGGGTCCGCTGACGCCGCTGTACGTCCACGGCGACGACGACGGCGCGCTGTCCAGACTGCTCTCGACGCACCCGCCGATGGACGACCGGGTGGCTCGGCTCGTCGAACGCGCCGAGCGGCCGCTCCCGCGGCGGTTCCGACGGCCGTAA
- a CDS encoding putative manganese transporter, which yields MIALQTSAVGLAQLFAITPTEAWEIFAFSVRDGFVQVSAFVAVTVLLFSYVQYRTGGRIVTFLEANERLQPIAGALLGLTPGCGGAIVAMPLYIRGTISFGTVVATLAATAGDSAFVILALAPEAGLYAYGLAFVAAVLFGYAIDIWGLGVGRVDSAVARLGRPMTDGGFATTSVASGGPSVVGYESGQCGHDRETPTGSGAMTTLSHALHILWWVVAAAGLLAGVLYLARGAPEVSMELAPTFFGLFTVAGLTGTALSFYLHFVGRRYIGEGDAGRVREDFASAYGTFKHAAMETSMVTVWVLAAYLLYEYGMAIFALDIGTLAAAAGAFAPIAGALLGLVPGCAPQIVFATLYAEQQIPFSALTANAISQDGDALFPLMAIDMKAAIVATVYTTIPALITGILLHYFWPFASFGFGVL from the coding sequence ATGATCGCACTACAGACTTCCGCGGTCGGGCTGGCACAACTGTTCGCCATCACGCCGACCGAGGCGTGGGAGATCTTCGCCTTCTCGGTGCGGGACGGCTTCGTACAGGTCAGCGCGTTCGTCGCCGTCACGGTCCTCCTGTTCAGCTACGTCCAGTACCGCACCGGCGGACGGATCGTCACGTTTCTCGAAGCGAACGAGCGACTCCAGCCCATCGCCGGTGCGCTGCTGGGGCTGACCCCCGGCTGCGGGGGCGCGATCGTCGCGATGCCGCTGTACATCCGCGGGACGATCAGTTTCGGGACCGTCGTCGCCACGCTCGCCGCGACGGCCGGCGACTCCGCGTTCGTGATCCTCGCGCTCGCGCCGGAGGCGGGCCTGTACGCCTATGGACTGGCGTTCGTCGCCGCCGTCCTCTTCGGCTACGCCATCGATATCTGGGGGCTCGGCGTCGGGCGGGTCGACAGCGCCGTCGCCCGGCTCGGCCGGCCGATGACCGATGGCGGGTTCGCCACGACGAGCGTCGCCAGCGGCGGCCCGAGCGTCGTCGGCTACGAGAGCGGGCAGTGCGGACACGACCGCGAGACGCCGACCGGGAGTGGAGCGATGACGACGCTCAGCCACGCGCTCCACATTCTCTGGTGGGTCGTCGCCGCCGCCGGTCTCCTCGCGGGCGTGCTGTACCTCGCTCGCGGCGCGCCCGAGGTCTCGATGGAACTCGCGCCGACCTTCTTCGGTCTGTTCACCGTCGCGGGTCTCACGGGGACGGCGCTGTCGTTTTACCTCCACTTCGTCGGCCGCCGGTACATCGGCGAGGGCGACGCGGGTCGGGTCCGAGAGGACTTCGCCAGCGCGTACGGGACGTTCAAGCACGCCGCGATGGAGACGAGCATGGTGACCGTCTGGGTGCTCGCGGCGTACCTCCTCTACGAGTACGGGATGGCGATCTTCGCGCTGGACATCGGGACGCTCGCGGCGGCCGCGGGGGCGTTCGCGCCTATCGCCGGTGCGCTGCTCGGGCTCGTTCCCGGCTGTGCCCCGCAGATCGTCTTCGCCACGCTCTACGCGGAACAGCAGATCCCGTTCTCCGCGCTGACCGCGAACGCCATCAGCCAGGACGGCGACGCGCTGTTCCCGCTGATGGCGATCGACATGAAAGCGGCTATCGTCGCCACCGTCTACACCACGATTCCGGCGCTGATCACGGGGATTCTCCTCCACTACTTCTGGCCGTTCGCCAGTTTCGGCTTCGGCGTGCTCTGA
- a CDS encoding alpha/beta fold hydrolase produces the protein MVAESAVTVDDTKIHYRETGDGRSVVLLHGGIIDAAHVSWPQVENRLAPEYHVVAPDMLGYGESELADRSYSIPGHAEVIAGFLDRLDLGPVTLVGLSLGGGVAVQLALDRPDLVETLVPIDPFGLGRELPNGLLSYGLARVQVCNKLAIAAFRRSRRLTRASLDGVVYDLDSLSESAVDAVYREVKRPTAGAAFRRFREAEVTRGGYRTTFTDRFDDLSVPTRLLHGAHDELFPVAWAERAADRIPDAELHVLDDCAHWAPREDPDAVAAHIEDAVDGS, from the coding sequence ATGGTCGCCGAGAGCGCCGTCACGGTCGATGACACGAAAATCCACTATCGAGAGACTGGCGACGGCCGCTCTGTCGTCTTACTCCACGGCGGCATCATCGACGCCGCACACGTCTCCTGGCCGCAGGTCGAGAATCGACTGGCTCCGGAGTACCACGTCGTCGCCCCCGACATGCTGGGTTACGGCGAGAGCGAACTGGCCGATCGGTCGTACTCGATTCCCGGCCACGCCGAGGTGATCGCCGGGTTCCTCGACCGACTCGACCTCGGCCCCGTGACGCTCGTGGGCCTCTCGCTGGGCGGCGGCGTCGCCGTCCAACTCGCACTCGACCGCCCGGACCTCGTCGAGACGCTCGTCCCTATCGACCCGTTCGGTCTCGGTCGCGAGCTGCCCAATGGTCTGCTCTCCTACGGTCTCGCCCGCGTGCAGGTGTGTAACAAGCTGGCTATCGCGGCGTTTCGCCGGAGCAGACGGCTCACCCGCGCGAGTCTCGACGGGGTCGTCTACGATCTGGACTCGCTGTCCGAATCCGCCGTCGACGCCGTCTATCGGGAGGTGAAGCGCCCCACCGCCGGCGCGGCCTTCCGGCGGTTCCGCGAGGCGGAGGTGACTCGCGGGGGCTATCGGACGACCTTCACCGATCGGTTCGACGACCTCTCGGTGCCGACGCGGCTGCTCCACGGCGCACACGACGAGCTGTTCCCGGTGGCGTGGGCCGAGCGGGCCGCCGACCGGATTCCCGACGCCGAACTGCACGTCCTCGACGACTGCGCTCACTGGGCACCGCGGGAGGACCCCGACGCGGTGGCAGCGCACATCGAGGACGCCGTCGACGGCTCCTAA
- a CDS encoding cation:proton antiporter has translation MADLLLEVGVAVAGVAAAGALASRVGLSVIPAYILVGVLLGPNAPTSILGVPVTLVSDSEVIAVLAELGVVFLLFFLGLEFSVEQLLRDRRSITSVGLLDFALNFGVGLAIGFAFGWTLVETLFLAGIVYISSSAVVTKSLIETGWIANDESSPILGTLVFEDILIAVYLALLAAVTSGGGLRDAAVSVGVAFLFLGALAAAAWYGSAWFERLFRTGSDESFVLRVVGLTTLVAGAALALGVSEAVAAFFLGTGLSQTTHVERIEHIVSPARDLFAAVFFFAIGLSTDVTLLANVAGLLAVAVVATTASKLVSGTLSGRLYGLDARRSARVGLGLVPRGEFSLVLVALAADVGTGRLGSVLPAFAVGYVLVMSVVGSLLVQRADALTDAVLSLTNHADAR, from the coding sequence ATGGCTGATCTGCTACTGGAAGTCGGCGTCGCCGTCGCCGGGGTCGCCGCCGCCGGCGCGCTGGCGAGTCGCGTGGGGCTGTCGGTCATCCCCGCCTACATCCTCGTCGGCGTCCTGCTCGGGCCGAACGCACCCACGTCTATCCTCGGCGTCCCGGTTACCCTCGTGAGTGATAGCGAGGTGATAGCCGTCCTGGCCGAGCTCGGCGTGGTCTTCCTCCTGTTCTTCCTCGGATTGGAGTTCAGCGTCGAGCAGCTGCTCCGGGACCGCCGGTCCATCACGTCGGTCGGCCTCCTCGATTTCGCCCTCAACTTCGGCGTCGGTCTCGCCATCGGCTTCGCCTTCGGGTGGACGCTCGTCGAGACGCTGTTTCTGGCGGGCATCGTCTACATCTCTTCGAGCGCCGTCGTCACGAAGTCGCTCATCGAGACGGGGTGGATCGCCAACGACGAGTCCAGTCCCATCCTCGGGACGCTCGTCTTCGAGGACATCCTCATCGCCGTCTACCTCGCGCTGCTGGCCGCGGTGACGAGCGGCGGCGGCCTTCGGGATGCCGCCGTCTCGGTCGGCGTCGCGTTCCTCTTCCTCGGTGCGCTGGCCGCCGCCGCGTGGTACGGCTCCGCGTGGTTCGAGCGGCTCTTCCGGACCGGTTCCGACGAGTCGTTCGTCCTGCGGGTCGTCGGCCTGACGACGCTCGTCGCGGGCGCGGCGCTCGCACTGGGCGTCAGCGAGGCCGTCGCCGCCTTCTTCCTCGGCACCGGGCTCAGCCAGACCACCCACGTCGAACGCATCGAGCACATCGTCTCGCCCGCCCGCGACCTCTTCGCCGCCGTGTTCTTCTTCGCCATCGGCCTCTCGACGGACGTCACCCTCTTGGCGAACGTCGCCGGGCTGCTCGCGGTGGCCGTCGTCGCCACCACGGCCAGCAAACTCGTCAGCGGGACGCTCTCCGGCCGTCTCTACGGACTCGACGCCCGGCGCTCGGCTCGCGTCGGGCTGGGGCTCGTCCCGCGGGGGGAGTTCTCGCTCGTCCTCGTCGCACTCGCGGCCGACGTCGGAACGGGCCGGCTCGGGTCGGTGCTTCCCGCCTTCGCCGTCGGCTACGTCCTCGTGATGAGCGTCGTCGGCTCGCTGCTGGTCCAGCGCGCGGACGCCCTCACCGATGCCGTCCTCTCGCTGACGAACCACGCCGACGCGAGATGA
- a CDS encoding cation:proton antiporter regulatory subunit codes for MTVYETDVPGVGKKFEVELGGGERLVIVLHHDGKREVFHKDDPDADADRLFSLSGQRAREIGAILQGAYFQPVDMDSVDVPLGDAIIEWIDVADGSPLAGQTLADAKIRQRTGASVIAIQRDSETLPNPSPEDTIAAGDILVTLGTRDEQVAVEELVADDDG; via the coding sequence ATGACCGTCTACGAGACCGACGTGCCGGGCGTGGGCAAGAAGTTCGAGGTGGAACTCGGTGGTGGCGAGCGACTCGTCATCGTCCTCCACCACGACGGCAAGCGCGAGGTGTTCCACAAGGACGACCCGGACGCGGACGCCGACCGCCTGTTCTCGCTGTCGGGCCAGCGGGCCCGCGAGATCGGGGCAATTCTCCAGGGCGCGTACTTCCAGCCGGTCGACATGGACTCGGTTGACGTGCCGCTTGGCGACGCCATCATCGAGTGGATCGACGTCGCCGACGGCTCGCCGCTGGCCGGACAGACGCTCGCCGACGCGAAGATCCGTCAGCGAACGGGGGCCTCCGTCATCGCTATCCAGCGCGATTCCGAGACGCTCCCGAACCCGAGTCCCGAGGACACCATCGCCGCGGGCGATATCCTCGTGACGCTCGGAACCCGAGACGAGCAAGTCGCCGTCGAAGAGCTGGTCGCCGACGACGATGGCTGA
- a CDS encoding ATP-binding protein — translation MELSSLSRRFAPSGLAVAGLGFFLTRFTVTLAAYDDPLRFVVGGLVPLALGLGLSAFGVSLAVGDFERSFVRTVTAWCVAGAGAMLVLVVLTLVANDTTLAMDSVRSQTYLANFLIGGSVGGALTGVYAGRAIRQRRELERQTGRLEMVTRLLRDEVLNAVTVIRGRAEVLQSTHDADSAAVIERRTDDVATTVENVKHITRDGVALGALDVVSVTDRVTAAVETVRARYPASEIALDTPTTGDVTVWANPLLEDAVEHLVENAVVYNDAETPPVEVGVTVDSSAVEITVTDRGPGLPLGQQELIEKGEVAVYAERSTGFGLNLVRLLAGSYGGNVAAAVDEQGTTITLTLRRADTAELAGTDPGATYGLSRRELGLLTGASLVAGAAMTLFMQLLGGGVPIIGALYGLTNTTVGWITHEFHSVVFGLTYAGLVQLVPPSVDDRLRYYGTAVGWAVALWLVAAGLVMPLWLRLVGVSAPVPNLSVVTLSGHLVWGLTLAALSRHGRRWLSG, via the coding sequence ATGGAACTCTCGTCCCTCTCGCGTCGCTTCGCGCCGAGCGGATTGGCCGTCGCCGGACTCGGCTTCTTCCTGACGCGATTCACCGTGACGCTCGCGGCCTACGACGACCCGCTCCGGTTCGTCGTCGGCGGACTCGTGCCCTTAGCGCTGGGTCTCGGACTCTCGGCGTTCGGCGTCTCGCTGGCAGTGGGTGACTTCGAGCGGTCGTTCGTCCGCACGGTGACGGCGTGGTGTGTCGCCGGCGCGGGCGCGATGCTCGTCTTGGTAGTGTTGACGCTCGTAGCCAACGACACGACCCTAGCGATGGATTCCGTCCGCTCACAGACGTATCTCGCGAACTTCCTCATCGGTGGGAGCGTCGGCGGTGCGCTCACGGGCGTCTACGCGGGACGCGCAATCCGTCAACGCCGGGAACTCGAACGCCAGACGGGTCGGTTGGAGATGGTGACGCGACTGCTGCGCGACGAGGTGCTCAACGCCGTCACGGTCATCCGGGGGCGGGCCGAAGTGTTGCAGTCGACCCACGACGCCGACTCTGCGGCCGTTATCGAACGCCGGACCGACGACGTGGCGACGACCGTCGAGAACGTGAAACACATCACTCGAGACGGGGTCGCGCTCGGCGCGCTCGACGTGGTTTCGGTGACAGACCGCGTCACCGCTGCCGTCGAGACGGTGCGGGCCCGCTACCCGGCGTCGGAGATCGCCCTCGACACGCCGACGACCGGCGACGTCACCGTCTGGGCGAACCCGTTGCTGGAGGACGCCGTGGAGCACCTCGTCGAGAACGCCGTCGTCTACAACGACGCCGAGACGCCTCCTGTCGAGGTCGGAGTGACCGTCGATTCCTCGGCCGTCGAAATCACCGTCACGGACCGGGGGCCGGGGTTGCCCCTCGGCCAGCAGGAACTCATCGAGAAGGGCGAAGTCGCCGTGTACGCGGAGCGCTCGACGGGATTTGGATTGAACCTCGTTCGCCTGCTCGCGGGCAGTTACGGCGGGAACGTCGCGGCGGCGGTCGACGAGCAGGGAACGACCATCACGCTGACCCTGCGTCGAGCGGATACGGCCGAACTGGCCGGGACCGACCCCGGAGCGACCTACGGACTTTCTCGGCGGGAACTCGGACTCCTCACCGGCGCGTCGCTGGTCGCGGGCGCGGCAATGACGCTGTTCATGCAATTACTCGGCGGTGGCGTCCCCATCATCGGTGCGCTGTACGGGCTGACGAACACCACGGTGGGCTGGATAACTCACGAGTTCCACAGCGTCGTCTTCGGGCTGACCTACGCCGGCCTCGTCCAGTTAGTCCCGCCGTCGGTCGACGACCGCCTCCGGTACTACGGAACCGCCGTCGGGTGGGCGGTGGCTCTCTGGCTGGTCGCGGCGGGTCTCGTCATGCCGCTGTGGCTCCGGCTGGTCGGCGTCTCCGCACCGGTACCGAACCTCTCCGTAGTAACGCTGAGCGGACATCTGGTCTGGGGCCTGACGCTGGCCGCGCTCTCCCGACACGGTAGACGCTGGTTATCCGGGTAG
- the uvrB gene encoding excinuclease ABC subunit UvrB produces MSDAGGPLSIDRPDADSEFRVDAPFDPAGDQPEAIKQLADGYRQGMDEQTLLGVTGSGKTNTVSWVVEEIQKPTLVIAHNKTLAAQLYEEFRNLFPDNAVEYFVSYYDYYQPEAYVEQTDTFIDKDASINDEIDRLRHSATRSLLTRDDVIVVASVSAIYGLGDPRNYIDMSMSLEVGQEIERDELLGRLVDLNYERNDVDFTQGTFRVRGDTLEIYPMYGRYALRVEFWGDEIDRMLKVDPLEGEVVREEPAALVHPAEHYSIPQQRLQRAIDEIEEQLEQRISYFERKGDAVAAQRIEERTRFDLEMMQETGYCSGIENYSIHLSDRESGEAPYTLLDYFPDDFLTVVDESHQTLPQIRGQFAGDKSRKESLIENGFRLPTAFDNRPLTFEEFEEKTEQTLYVSATPGDYEREESAQVVEQIVRPTHLVDPAIETADATGQVEDLLSRIDDRVERDERVLVTTLTKRMAEDLTEYLEESGVDVAYMHDETDTLERHELIRSLRLGEIDVLVGINLLREGLDIPEVSLVAILDADQEGFLRSETTLVQTMGRAARNVNGEVVLYADDTSDAMASAIEETKRRREIQREYNEEHGFEPTTIEKEVGETNLPGSETDTSDVAGDGPADEDEAARQVEQLEERMEEAANNLEFELAADIRDRIRELREEFGLDVPDGEDGSVPAPRGDEF; encoded by the coding sequence ATGAGTGACGCCGGAGGTCCCCTCTCGATCGACCGCCCCGACGCCGACAGCGAGTTCCGCGTAGACGCCCCGTTCGACCCCGCTGGCGACCAACCGGAGGCCATCAAGCAGCTGGCCGACGGCTACCGGCAGGGGATGGACGAACAGACTCTGCTGGGCGTGACTGGTTCCGGGAAGACCAACACCGTCTCGTGGGTCGTCGAGGAGATACAGAAACCGACGCTCGTCATCGCGCACAACAAGACGCTCGCGGCGCAACTGTACGAGGAGTTCCGCAACCTGTTCCCGGACAACGCCGTCGAGTACTTCGTCTCGTACTACGACTACTACCAGCCGGAGGCCTACGTCGAGCAGACGGACACGTTCATCGACAAGGACGCCTCCATCAACGACGAGATCGACCGCCTGCGCCACTCCGCGACCCGGTCGCTGCTCACGCGGGACGACGTCATCGTCGTCGCCTCGGTCTCGGCCATCTACGGCCTCGGTGACCCGCGCAACTACATCGACATGTCGATGTCGCTGGAGGTCGGCCAGGAGATAGAGCGCGACGAGTTGCTCGGGCGACTGGTCGACCTGAACTACGAGCGCAACGACGTGGACTTCACGCAGGGCACCTTCCGCGTGCGCGGGGACACGCTCGAGATCTACCCGATGTACGGTCGCTACGCCCTGCGCGTGGAGTTCTGGGGCGACGAGATAGACCGGATGCTGAAGGTCGATCCGCTGGAGGGCGAGGTGGTCCGCGAGGAACCGGCGGCGCTGGTCCACCCGGCGGAACACTACTCGATCCCCCAACAGCGACTCCAGCGCGCCATCGACGAGATCGAGGAGCAACTCGAACAGCGCATCAGCTACTTTGAGCGCAAGGGCGACGCCGTCGCCGCCCAGCGGATCGAGGAGCGGACGCGGTTCGACCTGGAGATGATGCAGGAGACGGGCTACTGTTCGGGCATCGAGAACTACTCGATCCACCTCTCGGACCGCGAGAGCGGTGAAGCGCCCTACACGCTGCTGGATTACTTCCCGGACGACTTCCTGACCGTCGTCGACGAGTCCCACCAGACGCTGCCCCAGATCCGCGGCCAGTTCGCGGGCGACAAGTCGCGCAAGGAGAGCCTGATCGAGAACGGCTTCCGCCTGCCGACGGCGTTCGACAACCGCCCGCTCACCTTCGAGGAGTTCGAGGAGAAGACCGAGCAGACGCTGTACGTCTCGGCGACGCCGGGGGACTACGAGCGCGAGGAGAGCGCGCAGGTCGTCGAACAGATCGTCCGTCCGACGCACCTCGTGGACCCCGCCATCGAGACGGCCGACGCCACCGGACAGGTCGAGGACCTGCTCTCGCGTATCGACGACCGGGTCGAACGCGACGAGCGCGTCCTCGTCACGACGCTCACCAAGCGGATGGCCGAGGACCTCACGGAGTACCTGGAGGAGTCGGGCGTCGACGTGGCCTACATGCACGACGAGACCGACACCCTGGAGCGGCACGAACTCATCCGCTCGCTCCGACTCGGCGAAATCGACGTCCTCGTGGGCATCAACCTCCTGCGGGAGGGACTGGACATTCCCGAGGTATCGCTCGTGGCGATCCTCGACGCCGACCAGGAGGGGTTCCTGCGCTCGGAGACGACCCTCGTCCAGACGATGGGGCGGGCGGCGCGAAACGTCAACGGCGAAGTCGTCCTCTACGCCGACGACACCAGCGACGCCATGGCCTCGGCCATCGAGGAGACGAAGCGTCGCCGAGAGATTCAACGGGAGTACAACGAGGAACACGGCTTCGAACCGACGACCATCGAGAAGGAAGTCGGGGAGACGAATCTACCCGGTAGCGAGACCGACACCAGCGACGTGGCCGGCGACGGGCCGGCCGACGAAGACGAAGCGGCACGGCAGGTCGAGCAGTTAGAGGAGCGGATGGAGGAGGCCGCGAACAACTTAGAGTTCGAACTGGCCGCCGACATCCGCGACCGCATCCGCGAACTGCGCGAGGAGTTCGGACTCGACGTGCCCGACGGGGAGGACGGCAGCGTTCCCGCGCCCCGCGGCGACGAGTTCTGA
- a CDS encoding SDR family NAD(P)-dependent oxidoreductase → MPVNDEVRTSESVRDKFSVDGKTAVVTGASSGIGRAIAETFAADGADVVICSRTRDDVEAVAEELNGADVDGSVLPVECDVTDRDDVEALAEATAEEFDGADVLVNNAGGAGPGGTLDEVGEDDWNGVIQVNLTGVYNATHAFAGQLRDGGGEVVNTSSMAGRYGVAGMGPYSAAKAGVSALTRTLATEWADDDVRVNAVEPGFIATPPVREMFGLDEIPDRDGAGRRVGSPHEVADTVRFLASDAASFVTGQTIAPTGPPNTFQPPEN, encoded by the coding sequence ATGCCAGTCAACGACGAAGTTCGCACGTCGGAGTCGGTTCGTGACAAGTTCAGCGTCGACGGGAAGACGGCCGTCGTCACGGGCGCGTCCAGCGGAATCGGGCGGGCCATCGCCGAGACGTTCGCCGCGGACGGCGCCGACGTGGTGATCTGTTCGCGAACCCGGGACGACGTCGAAGCGGTCGCCGAGGAACTGAACGGAGCGGACGTCGACGGCTCGGTTCTCCCGGTCGAGTGCGACGTGACCGACCGCGACGACGTGGAAGCGCTCGCCGAGGCGACCGCCGAAGAGTTCGACGGTGCGGACGTCCTCGTGAACAACGCCGGCGGGGCCGGCCCGGGCGGGACGCTCGACGAGGTCGGCGAGGACGATTGGAACGGCGTCATCCAGGTGAACCTCACGGGGGTCTACAACGCGACGCACGCCTTCGCCGGCCAGCTCAGGGACGGCGGCGGCGAGGTCGTCAACACCTCCAGCATGGCGGGTCGCTACGGCGTCGCCGGGATGGGACCCTACAGCGCCGCCAAAGCGGGTGTCAGCGCGCTCACGCGCACGCTCGCCACCGAGTGGGCCGACGACGACGTCCGCGTGAACGCGGTCGAACCCGGATTCATCGCGACGCCGCCGGTCCGGGAGATGTTCGGTCTCGACGAGATACCCGACCGCGACGGGGCCGGCCGACGGGTCGGCTCGCCCCACGAGGTCGCCGACACGGTGCGCTTCCTCGCCAGCGACGCCGCCTCGTTCGTCACCGGACAGACCATCGCGCCCACCGGTCCGCCCAACACCTTCCAGCCGCCCGAGAACTGA
- a CDS encoding rubrerythrin family protein — protein MTAADLTDAVRDDQQTELSRLGSSKTLYADTRGEMEPDAVRAAAAAREAAARDTFESWADDSDGDAATLFAEAADDAAARLDGLDAGPADREFAMHEVLDAFQGTVERLGGLVGWTLVDQKVKGQLTGFFTGQADPQTASTFRSAGDDVEALREEAEDLLDATCEDEGDWDTAEAAAVEVVSAAYEDYFETLEDLGVNPKPVC, from the coding sequence ATGACCGCCGCCGACCTCACCGACGCCGTCCGCGACGACCAGCAGACCGAACTCTCCAGACTCGGCTCCTCGAAGACGCTGTACGCTGACACGCGCGGCGAGATGGAACCCGACGCCGTCCGCGCGGCCGCCGCCGCCCGCGAAGCGGCCGCTCGCGACACGTTCGAGTCGTGGGCCGACGACAGCGACGGCGACGCGGCGACCCTCTTCGCTGAGGCGGCCGACGACGCCGCGGCGCGGCTGGACGGGCTCGACGCCGGCCCGGCCGACCGCGAGTTCGCCATGCACGAGGTCCTCGACGCCTTTCAGGGGACGGTCGAACGCCTCGGCGGCTTAGTGGGCTGGACGCTCGTCGACCAGAAGGTGAAGGGGCAACTCACCGGCTTCTTCACGGGACAGGCCGACCCGCAGACCGCCAGCACGTTCCGCAGCGCCGGAGACGACGTGGAAGCGCTCCGCGAGGAGGCGGAGGATCTCCTCGACGCGACCTGCGAGGACGAGGGCGACTGGGACACCGCCGAAGCGGCCGCCGTCGAGGTCGTCTCGGCCGCCTACGAGGACTACTTCGAGACGCTCGAAGACCTCGGCGTCAACCCCAAACCGGTCTGCTGA
- a CDS encoding matrixin family metalloprotease produces MDRRAVVVTMLVLSIGLTGCSAVSDAVDTSTVTEQRHPFAEETVTVAVSGTDRERALAAAGLAYWEENASRYAGFNVSFRVLGPDETPDGGTADVRIEFVETVTDCGDANYSAGCAPRLNASTRVDRPADVSIQRGLANGSTRLVVQHEAGHLLGLSHADSPQRVMRHERTLATLPQPNATERAVPWDDRALTVAVLNGSVPADERPAYREEVEYALAYVRDGANGTVPENVTVERVSDPETADIVVRPTDSAACRTDAGSCALIEGTDPDRDGAIETYTRVEILLVDVDTDATSWHVARQLLDALGASRDGFPAPLVDATYEERRGEWHG; encoded by the coding sequence ATGGACCGTCGGGCGGTGGTCGTGACGATGCTGGTGCTGTCGATCGGATTGACTGGGTGTAGCGCCGTCTCGGACGCCGTCGACACGTCGACGGTGACCGAACAGCGTCATCCCTTCGCCGAGGAGACGGTGACCGTCGCCGTCTCCGGTACCGACCGCGAGCGAGCCCTCGCCGCGGCGGGGCTGGCCTACTGGGAGGAAAACGCCTCCCGATACGCCGGTTTCAACGTCAGCTTCCGGGTGCTCGGCCCCGACGAGACCCCGGATGGCGGCACGGCCGACGTGCGGATTGAGTTCGTCGAGACCGTCACGGACTGCGGCGACGCGAACTACTCGGCGGGGTGTGCGCCGCGGCTCAACGCCTCGACCCGCGTCGACCGGCCGGCTGACGTGTCGATTCAGCGCGGCCTCGCCAACGGGTCGACGCGACTGGTCGTCCAACACGAGGCGGGACACCTGCTGGGACTGTCGCACGCCGACTCGCCGCAGCGCGTGATGCGCCACGAGCGGACGTTGGCGACGCTGCCGCAGCCGAACGCCACCGAGCGCGCGGTCCCGTGGGACGACCGGGCGCTGACCGTCGCCGTCCTGAACGGGAGCGTCCCGGCCGACGAGCGTCCGGCCTACCGCGAGGAAGTCGAGTACGCGCTGGCGTACGTCCGCGACGGGGCGAACGGCACCGTCCCGGAGAACGTCACCGTCGAGCGCGTGAGCGACCCCGAGACGGCGGATATCGTCGTCAGGCCGACCGACTCGGCGGCTTGTCGGACCGACGCCGGGTCGTGTGCGCTGATCGAGGGGACCGATCCGGACCGCGACGGTGCCATCGAGACGTACACGCGCGTCGAGATCCTGCTGGTGGACGTCGACACCGACGCGACGAGCTGGCACGTCGCCCGCCAACTGCTCGACGCGCTCGGGGCCAGCCGCGACGGATTCCCGGCCCCGCTCGTCGACGCGACCTACGAGGAGCGGCGGGGCGAGTGGCACGGGTAG